In Candidatus Finniella inopinata, one genomic interval encodes:
- the rsmD gene encoding 16S rRNA (guanine(966)-N(2))-methyltransferase RsmD, protein MLRIISGHWRHHRLHLPPPSVTRPTTDRVREALFNILAHGYALDFKGLKVLDAFAGSGALGLEALSRGAESVYFMENHPQVSKVLKANIDALNAAEGCRILKGSQVPIAPCAVDLVFLDPPYHQQLALPTCAALQKNGWLKPATLICLETSPHDVPAVIAGLVCDQQRKYGQSVITFWRHELTKY, encoded by the coding sequence ATGTTACGCATCATTTCTGGTCACTGGCGTCACCATCGCCTGCACTTGCCGCCACCGTCTGTGACACGCCCAACAACCGACCGGGTGCGAGAGGCGCTTTTTAATATACTGGCGCATGGGTATGCCCTTGATTTTAAGGGATTAAAAGTTTTGGATGCGTTTGCAGGGTCAGGTGCTTTGGGGCTGGAGGCGCTGTCCCGTGGCGCCGAATCCGTTTATTTTATGGAAAATCACCCTCAAGTCTCAAAGGTTTTAAAGGCGAATATTGATGCGCTGAACGCCGCCGAAGGGTGCCGCATTCTAAAAGGCTCGCAAGTTCCCATAGCCCCTTGCGCGGTCGATTTGGTGTTTTTAGACCCGCCTTATCACCAACAGCTGGCCCTTCCCACCTGTGCGGCCCTGCAAAAAAATGGGTGGTTAAAGCCGGCGACGTTGATTTGCCTGGAAACGTCCCCCCACGATGTTCCAGCCGTTATAGCGGGCTTGGTATGTGATCAACAACGAAAGTATGGTCAGTCGGTTATAACTTTTTGGCGACATGAATTAACAAAATATTAA
- a CDS encoding ribose-phosphate diphosphokinase: protein MKLITGQSKVELAQQLATGLSIPLTHLALKRCDNGESLARVDENLVFKEQIVIAHVLEKPVDSSLMDLLLIIDAVKSAQPESLALILPCYPYSRQDHPTPDSTGSAAKLVMRLLAAAGIDKLITVDMHRPDTLKNAPFKVCEVSPIPLFAKKVLAKMSSALIVAPDQGAIHRAKALADCIKTDWTFLTKQRLENGDIVMGSLTRGVEGRDCILVDDIIDSGKTLFRATDYLLANGAHQIDAFVTHGVFGHGCLDRLTKSTLKSLTITNTLDLDPGILEHPKISCVDIASILAKNKKNLFFL, encoded by the coding sequence TTGAAATTGATAACCGGACAATCAAAGGTTGAGTTGGCTCAGCAATTGGCAACAGGGCTGTCCATTCCGTTGACACACCTGGCGTTGAAACGGTGTGATAATGGCGAGTCGTTGGCCCGCGTTGACGAAAACCTTGTTTTCAAAGAACAGATTGTTATTGCCCATGTGCTGGAAAAGCCGGTTGATTCATCCTTGATGGATTTGTTGCTGATTATTGATGCGGTGAAATCGGCGCAACCTGAATCGCTGGCCCTTATTTTGCCCTGTTATCCTTACAGCCGACAAGATCACCCAACCCCTGACAGCACAGGATCTGCAGCAAAGCTTGTCATGCGTTTATTGGCGGCAGCTGGTATTGACAAACTGATAACGGTTGATATGCACCGCCCCGACACTTTAAAGAATGCGCCTTTCAAGGTATGTGAAGTCAGCCCGATTCCTTTATTTGCAAAAAAGGTTTTGGCAAAAATGTCTTCTGCCCTTATCGTCGCCCCGGACCAAGGGGCCATCCATCGCGCCAAAGCTTTAGCTGACTGCATAAAGACGGACTGGACTTTTTTAACGAAACAACGACTTGAAAATGGCGATATCGTGATGGGATCGCTGACTAGGGGGGTCGAAGGTCGTGATTGCATCCTTGTCGACGATATCATTGATTCCGGAAAAACACTGTTCCGGGCAACCGACTATTTATTGGCAAACGGCGCCCATCAAATTGATGCGTTTGTAACCCACGGAGTCTTTGGCCATGGCTGTTTAGATCGGCTGACCAAATCAACACTGAAAAGTTTAACAATCACCAATACACTGGACTTAGACCCAGGAATCTTGGAACACCCCAAAATCAGTTGCGTGGATATAGCATCCATTTTGGCCAAGAACAAAAAAAATTTGTTTTTCTTATGA